One part of the Populus alba chromosome 18, ASM523922v2, whole genome shotgun sequence genome encodes these proteins:
- the LOC118034311 gene encoding transmembrane 9 superfamily member 11 — protein sequence MNSFAHFKIWVLTLCMVFQSGHGFYLPGSYPHKHGIGDTLSVKVNSITSIETEIPFSYYSLPFCKPLEGVKDSAENLGEVLMGDRIENSPYKFKMYTNESDIFQCQTDPLSGENFKLLKKRIDEMYQVNLILDNLPAIRYAKKESYFLRWTGYPAGIKIQDAYYVFNHLKFTVLVHKYEEANVAHVMGTGEAAEVIPTIASGGSELPGYMVVGFEVVPCSVMHDAKSVKNLKPYEKYPSPVKCDPTTVAMPIKENEPIVFTYEVTFEESDIKWPSRWDAYLKMEGSKVHWFSILNSLMVITFLAGIVLVIFLRTVRRDLTRYEELDKEAQAQMNEELSGWKLVVGDVFRAPTNAGLLCVMVGDGVQLLGMAVVTVMFAALGFMSPASRGTLIIGMILFYMILGISAGYVAVRLWRTIGCGDNKGWVSVSWKVACFFPGIAFFILTTLNFLLWGSHSTGAIPFSLFVVLIFMWFCISVPLTLVGGFFGAKAPHIEYPVRTNQIPREIPAQKYPSWLLVFGAGTLPFGTLFIELFFIMSSIWMGRVYYVFGFLLIVFILLVVVCAEVSLVLTYMHLCVEDWKWWWKSFFASGSVAIYIFLYSVNYLIFELKSLSGPISEALFLGYSLLMALAIMFAMGSVGFLSSFWFVHYLFSSVKLD from the coding sequence ATGAACTCTTTTGCTCATTTTAAGATCTGGGTCTTGACCCTTTGTATGGTTTTCCAATCTGGGCATGGGTTTTACCTTCCTGGTAGTTACCCTCACAAACATGGTATTGGTGATACTTTATCAGTGAAAGTGAACTCGATCACTTCTATTGAGACTGAGATACCTTTTAGCTATTATAGTTTGCCTTTTTGTAAGCCTTTAGAGGGTGTTAAAGATAGTGCTGAAAATCTTGGTGAGGTTCTTATGGGAGATAGGATTGAGAATTCACCTTATAAGTTTAAGATGTATACCAATGAGAGTGATATCTTTCAGTGTCAAACCGATCCTCTTTCTGGTGAAAACTTTAAGCTCTTAAAGAAGAGGATTGATGAGATGTATCAGGTTAATTTGATACTTGATAATTTGCCTGCGATAAGGTATGCTAAGAAGGAGTCTTATTTTTTGAGGTGGACGGGGTATCCAGCGGGGATTAAGATTCAGGATGCTTATTATGTGTTTAATCATTTGAAGTTTACTGTACTTGTTCATAAGTATGAGGAGGCTAATGTAGCACATGTGATGGGGACTGGAGAAGCGGCCGAGGTGATTCCAACTATTGCGAGTGGGGGATCAGAACTTCCTGGGTATATGGTTGTGGGGTTTGAGGTGGTTCCTTGTAGTGTCATGCATGATGCTAAATCTGTTAAGAATTTGAAACCTTATGAGAAATACCCATCTCCTGTTAAGTGTGATCCCACCACTGTGGCAATGCCGATCAAGGAGAATGAGCCAATTGTTTTCACGTATGAGGTTACATTTGAGGAGAGTGATATCAAGTGGCCATCAAGATGGGATGCTTATTTGAAGATGGAAGGGTCTAAGGTCCATTGGTTCTCTATCTTGAATTCTCTGATGGTAATCACTTTCCTTGCCGGTATTGTCCTGGTCATCTTCTTGAGAACTGTCAGGCGGGATCTCACCCGTTATGAGGAGCTTGACAAGGAAGCCCAGGCACAAATGAACGAGGAGTTATCTGGGTGGAAGCTTGTTGTGGGCGATGTTTTCCGTGCTCCAACTAATGCTGGCCTATTGTGTGTCATGGTTGGAGATGGGGTACAGCTTCTTGGGATGGCAGTTGTGACGGTAATGTTTGCTGCCCTCGGATTTATGTCTCCAGCTTCCCGTGGAACTTTGATTATAGGCATGATACTTTTCTACATGATCCTTGGTATTTCAGCTGGCTATGTTGCTGTTCGTCTTTGGAGGACAATTGGCTGCGGCGACAACAAGGGGTGGGTTTCAGTTTCTTGGAAGGTTGCTTGCTTCTTCCCTGGCATTGCCTTTTTTATTCTAACCACTTTGAATTTTCTATTATGGGGTAGCCATAGCACAGGTGCCATTCCGTTCTCTTTGTTTGTTGTTCTAATTTTCATGTGGTTCTGCATCTCGGTTCCTCTTACCCTAGTTGGGGGGTTCTTTGGGGCAAAGGCACCTCATATTGAATACCCTGTTCGAACCAACCAGATTCCTCGGGAAATTCCAGCTCAAAAATACCCATCTTGGCTGTTGGTCTTTGGAGCTGGAACTCTTCCCTTCGGTACACTCTTCATTGAGCTCTTCTTTATCATGTCTAGCATCTGGATGGGACGTGTTTACTATGTTTTCGGGTTTCTCTTGATTGTTTTCATCCTTCTTGTGGTGGTTTGTGCTGAAGTATCTCTTGTCTTAACCTACATGCATCTTTGTGTGGAGGACTGGAAATGGTGGTGGAAATCCTTCTTTGCTTCAGGTTCAGTTGCTATCTACATTTTCCTCTACTCCGTAAACTATCTAATCTTCGAGCTTAAGAGTTTGAGTGGCCCTATCTCGGAAGCACTGTTCCTCGGGTATTCCCTCTTGATGGCTTTGGCAATAATGTTTGCAATGGGCTCTGTTGGGTTCCTTTCATCTTTCTGGTTTGTGCATTACTTGTTCTCTTCAGTGAAGCTGGATTGA
- the LOC118034312 gene encoding adenylate kinase 5, chloroplastic: MLPSSVSSFHTTNAPSTPLSPLSTVSSLSASSSSSFSSSLSFQQSSLQHRHLVSSGPGSKTLFGINSKPKGILRVSCSTSGPLKVMISGAPASGKGTQCELIVKKFGLVHISTGDLLRAEVSAETEIGNKAKEFMNAGRLVPDEIVTAMVTARLSLEDAKEKGWLLDGYPRSSAQAESLEKLNVRPDIYVVLDVPDEILIDRCVGRRLDPETGKIYHVKNFPPETEEIKARLITRPDDTEEKVKARLDIYKKNAEAILSTYSNIMVKIDGNRSKEVVFKEIDSLLSQVHRDEVKLVKSVKSENSVHESGSRSSQASVSQDKWRGIPTRLNNIPHSREIRNYFYDDVLQATKRAVNDGRTRLRVDINIPELNPEMDVYRIGTLMELVRVIALSFSDDGKHVKVCVQGSMGKGALAGMPLQLAGTRNILEFMDWGDYGAKGTFIKIGSIGEQEVSEEDDMFILVAPQNAVGNCIIDDLKAMTVAAGSRPVILINPRLKDLPGSSGIMQTMGRDKRLEYAASFESCYFFRLLYYAGTQYPIMGALRMSYPYRYELYKRVDQPSGTEKYVILSTFSEKPSTDDVNDAFMGIPRNGAKKASGFWGFLSSVF; this comes from the exons ATGTTACCCTCTTCGGTATCCTCTTTCCACACTACCAATGCCCCTTCCAcccctctctctcccctctccactgtctcttctctctctgcctcctcctcctcttctttttcatcatctctctctttccAGCAATCTTCTCTTCAACATCGCCATCTTGTCTCCTCTGGCCCCGGTTCCAAAACCCTTTTCGGGATAAACTCCAAACCCAAG GGAATATTGAGGGTGAGTTGTTCCACAAGCGGGCCTTTGAAGGTGATGATATCAGGTGCACCAGCATCTGGCAAAGGCACTCAGTGTGAACTAATTGTCAAGAAG TTTGGATTGGTGCACATATCAACTGGTGATCTTCTAAGAGCTGAAGTATCTGCGGAGACAGAAATTGGCAATAAAGCAAAAGAGTTCATGAATGCTGGTCGTCTGGTTCCTGATGAAATTGTGACAGCT ATGGTGACAGCAAGATTATCATTGGAAGATGCAAAGGAAAAAGGATGGCTTCTAGATGGCTATCCACGGAGTTCTGCCCAAGCAGAAAGTCTTGAAAAACTGAACGTTAGGCCAGATATCTATGTTGTGTTGGAT GTTCCTGATGAAATTCTGATCGACAGATGTGTTGGTAGAAGGCTTGACCCAGAGACAGGAAAGATTTACCATGTGAAAAATTTCCCTCCTGAGACCGAAGAAATTAAAGCAAGACTTATAACCCGTCCAGATGACACCGAGGAAAAG GTAAAGGCACGTCTTgatatatacaagaaaaatgCAGAAGCGATCTTGTCCACCTACTCAAACATTATGGTTAAg ATTGATGGAAACCGGTCAAAAGAAGTAGTCTTCAAAGAAATAGATTCTTTGTTATCTCAAGTGCATAGAGATGAAGTAAAATTGGTAAAATCGGTAAAATCTG AAAATTCAGTTCATGAAAGTGGAAGTCGCTCTAGTCAGGCATCAGTTAGCCAG GATAAATGGAGAGGAATTCCCACGAGATTAAATAATATCCCTCATTCCAGAGAAATCAGGAATTATTTCTACGATGATGTGCTGCAAGCCACAAAGAGAGCTGTAAATGATGGTAGAACAAGACTAAGG GTGGACATTAACATTCCAGAGCTGAACCCAGAAATG GATGTTTATCGGATAGGTACCTTAATGGAACTTGTTCGAGTCATTGCTCTTTCATTTTCAGATGATGGAAAGCATGTCAAG GTTTGTGTTCAAGGGTCTATGGGGAAAGGTGCACTTGCTGGAATGCCTTTGCAACTGGCCGGTACTCGAAATATTCTGGAGTTCATGGATTGGGGTGATTATGGTGCCAAGGGAACCTTCATCAAGATTGGTTCTATAG GGGAACAGGAGGTCAGCGAAGAAGATGATATGTTCATCTTAGTGGCTCCTCAAAATGCAGTAGGGAACTGTATCATAGAT GATCTAAAAGCCATGACTGTTGCTGCTGGGAGCCGGCCAGTTATTCTTATTAATCCAAGGCTCAAG GACTTACCTGGTTCAAGTGGTATTATGCAA ACAATGGGCCGGGACAAGAGACTGGAGTATGCTGCTTCCTTTGAAAGTTGCTATTTCTTCCGCCTTCTCTATTATGCAGGAACTCAGTATCCTATTATGGGAGCTCTCAG GATGTCTTACCCCTATCGTTATGAGTTATACAAGAGAGTGGATCAACCATCAGGGACAGAGAAGTACGTGATCTTGTCAACATTTTCTGAAAAGCCAAGTACTGATGATGTAAACGATGCATTCATGGGGATACCTAG AAATGGAGCCAAGAAAGCCTCAGGATTTTG GGGCTTCTTGAGTAGTGTTTTCTGA
- the LOC118034310 gene encoding uncharacterized protein: MAGGGKRRPNHSNENRNNQNNNRNAKTDSGGGGSSRRRSKSIRNSLFIEGGLLEDWSPSHSGRSVNVNSNSKWGSKPGNSSQGKVVSGSKNGPRKSCGNAFGYSYTSSELQEGVGRDMDESQPIVVVDSKETEIVAYLDETPTSKPYDLNSAYNYSSDFLLGESSHKGLGFCEELEATTGAESSSKQMEEEEKKRSSFDSSSSEKEMDADGTANCEAGEEMPTAAFSQKKNSAFLSIGSIKLFTQDISDGESDESLDESSESSEQGQRVVSQSDDSEDTSDCETDVDDEVVKDYLEGIGGSSSILDAKWLVENDLGDSDKDSSSSGCFDETLKKLSGIALEEASRSYGMKKPQSTKYHSLSARDVSPFLDDFMLVKDPRTISVKKKHVARLPQSWPLEAQRSKNYRNFPGEKKKHRKEMIAVKRRQRMLARGIDMEKLNKKLEQIVSDEVDIFSFQPMHSRDCSQVRRLAAIYRLHSGTQGSGKKSFVTVSRTQHTCMPSASDKLRLEKLIGAGDDNADLAVNEGPITKSASAHRNRKKKSARGSGGRTGLYASGGKNGLYAKQPVSFVSSGVMQSGDVETIPVDSQEINETGENKDATSSSKFGAFEVHTKGFGSKMMAKMGFIEGGGLGKDGQGMAQPIEVTQRPKSLGLGVDFSDISVDSVKNKPQSRTGTSGKHGKTENLGAFEKHTKGFGSKMMAKMGFVEGTGLGKDSQGIVSPIVAVRRPKARGLGAKS, from the exons GAAGGAGTGTTAATGTGAATTCGAATTCCAAGTGGGGTTCGAAACCGGGGAATTCTAGTCAAGGAAAAGTGGTTTCTGGTTCGAAGAATGGGCCTCGTAAATCATGTGGAAATGCTTTTGGTTATAGCTATACTTCTTCTGAGCTTCAG gAGGGTGTAGGCAGAGATATGGATGAATCGCAACCTATTGTTGTAGTGGATTCCAAGGAGACTGAGATTGTTGCATATTTAGATGAAACACCAACTTCGAAGCCATATGATTTGAATTCAGCTTACAACTACAGTTCAGATTTTCTACTCGGTGAGAGCTCACATAAGGGATTGGGTTTCTGTGAGGAACTTGAGGCTACCACAGGTGCTGAATCATCCTCAAAGCAAatggaagaggaagagaagaaaagatcttcttttgattcatcaTCTTCTGAAAAAGAAATGGATGCTGATGGTACTGCTAACTGTGAGGCAGGTGAAGAAATGCCGACTGCAGCATTTTCTCAGAAGAAAAATTCAGCTTTTTTGTCGATTGGAAGCATAAAATTATTCACCCAAGATATATCTGATGGGGAAAGTGATGAGTCACTGGATGAAAGCTCTGAATCTTCTGAACAAGGACAACGAGTTGTGTCTCAAAGCGATGACTCCGAAGACACATCTGATTGTGAAACGGATGTTGATGATGAAGTTGTAAAAGATTACTTGGAAGGAATTGGAGGCAGCTCCAGTATTTTAGATGCCAAATGGTTGGTAGAAAATGATTTGGGTGATTCAGATAAGGATAGTTCTTCTAGTGGTTGCTTTGATGAGACTCTAAAGAAGTTGAGTGGGATTGCCCTCGAGGAGGCATCTAGAAGTTATGGTATGAAGAAACCCCAATCAACAAAGTACCATTCTTTGTCTGCCAGAGACGTGTCTCCatttttggatgattttatGCTTGTAAAGGATCCAAGAACCATCTCTGTCAAAAAGAAGCATGTTGCCCGCTTGCCTCAGTCTTGGCCTTTAGAGGCTCAAAGGAGTAAAAACTATAGAAATTTTCCTG gtgaaaaaaagaaacatcgTAAAGAAATGATTGCTGTCAAGCGTCGTCAAAGAATGCTGGCCCGGGGAATTGATATGGAGAAATTAAATAAG AAACTAGAGCAAATTGTTTCGGATGAAGTGgacatattttcttttcaacccATGCATTCACGGGATTGTTCCCAG GTTCGACGACTGGCAGCAATTTACCGCTTGCATAGTGGGACCCAAGGTTCTGGCAAGAAAAG cTTTGTAACAGTGTCAAGAACACAGCACACATGCATGCCATCAGCTAGTGATAAACTCCGTCTAGAAAAG CTGATAGGGGCTGGCGATGACAATGCTGATTTAGCTGTTAATGAAGGCCCAATTACAAAATCAGCTAGTGCACACAGAAATAGGAAGAAGAAAAGCGCAAGGGGGAGTGGTGGGAGAACTGGTTTATATGCTAGTGGTGGGAAGAATGGTTTATACGCTAAGCAACCAGTGTCGTTTGTATCAAGTGGAGTAATGCAATCTGGAGACGTTGAGACCATACCAGTGGATTCTCAAGAGATAAACGAAACTGGTGAAAACAAGGACGCCACAAGCTCATCGAAGTTTGGTGCATTTGAGGTGCACACTAAAGGATTTGGATCTAAGATGATGGCAAAGATGGGATTTATAGAAGGTGGAGGGCTGGGAAAGGATGGTCAAGGCATGGCACAACCCATTGAAGTGACCCAGCGGCCTAAATCTCTTGGTTTGGGTGTTGACTTCTCCGACATCAGCGTTGACTCGGTGAAGAATAAACCTCAAAGCAGAACTGGAACGTCTGGAAAACATGGTAAAACTGAAAACCTAGGAGCTTTCGAAAAGCACACCAAAGGATTTGGATCCAAGATGATGGCGAAGATGGGTTTTGTTGAAGGCACGGGCCTGGGCAAAGATTCCCAAGGTATTGTCAGCCCTATCGTTGCTGTTAGGCGTCCAAAAGCTCGGGGGCTGGGTGCCAAAAGTTAG